A part of Tigriopus californicus strain San Diego chromosome 10, Tcal_SD_v2.1, whole genome shotgun sequence genomic DNA contains:
- the LOC131889355 gene encoding gamma-glutamylcyclotransferase-like, translating into MINPCSNLSVQSLKKKKMRGKDTFLYFAFGSNLLTRRIHVQNQSAKAVGVAMLKDHELDFRLPSKRWHGCAATVIPCPGKRVWGVLWELKNEDLQSLDDQEGVSLNIYRRLSVKVHSQDGSEEFHPYTYRVRDEMMIPKTADCRPSKVYKNIMIEGGKENGLPSDYIQELIDIEDNGYDGPVEVKLALNLKMEQNENSSS; encoded by the exons ATGATCAATCCTTGTTCCAACTTGAGTGTACAAAgtctgaagaagaagaagatgcgTGGCAAGGACACATTCTTATACTTTGCTTTTGGGAGTAATCTACTTACCCGACGCATCCATGTACAAAACCAATCCGCCAAAGCCGTGGGAGTGGCCATGCTCAAGGATCATGAGCTGGATTTTCGGCTGCCCTCCAAA CGATGGCATGGTTGTGCGGCCACCGTGATTCCCTGCCCAGGAAAACGTGTTTGGGGCGTCCTTTGGGAGTTGAAAAATGAGGACCTTCAGAGTTTGGATGACCAAGAGGGGGTATCGCTTAACATCTATCGCCGATTAAGCGTGAAG GTTCATTCCCAAGATGGCTCTGAAGAGTTTCATCCATACACCTACCGAGTGCGTGATGAGATGATGATACCGAAAACAGCCGACTGTCGACCAAGTAAAGTGTACAAGAATATTATGATTGAAGgaggcaaagaaaatggacttCCGAGCGACTACATTCAAGA ATTGATAGATATTGAAGACAATGGCTACGACGGCCCCGTGGAAGTGAAACTAGCTCTCAATCTTaagatggaacaaaatgaaaattcaagcTCATGA
- the LOC131887918 gene encoding uncharacterized protein LOC131887918, whose product MSDTVSLNSNQSADVSALGGIVVEEVGQLPILEFVPKKLVLLNYTFAALNEEGRLLLGEIRTRGGDDWTLAARSITQLSGKPGEDRKYLDLALVPNVHQGGTSIVFLVEKKNKERLITAHNIKHGKILTLEDEFTSYDKVNVLGKGVSHITADVSAPEPTVFSVSTLLRKLRLEDGGSTLKPTPARAQVPAEGQDGTLSMAIQPAAGMQKHHHSTVVISFRTKSATKNKFMIEWYQSRKDEMSCLKSAIKFGEDCEPHILLSDPKDTRTVYAVCRNHSNSSTNIFKIIKGKKPDDPILSLNYDVDMAAMGMSADQNVTLLLYSVQHDSARIYFLSKTDGFRGKHPICVHCPPLELFSSPSHIISCVTHRWQLPASLVDKCVGSAPYQLALVTLVDSNGRYAIEPETGHGYRLRILGCDTQGFTPESILLEDLERTFENAEDKLAHCTLKICINQTPCNDRLSQLSAWLMSGRLAAIEMQFVKTLGGLPSQGSDRFTIKPISPERFRSYMTDMDWSQMNQKQGTFTLDSSNSSTHSEMSASINRSLSKIPVSRIPSATPSLSGSHHGVDANGDNGHLLSYHNASIGDRTDSRNEGEDSSIMREQIDQLSSSLSQALRENSNLTNNLSTMQRALDSMRQRVGNGTPNSTLSSSFMTD is encoded by the coding sequence ATGAGTGATACGGTCAGTTTGAATAGCAACCAAAGTGCAGATGTTTCGGCTCTGGGAGGAATTGTGGTAGAGGAAGTCGGCCAACTGCCGATCCTGgaatttgtgcccaaaaagCTTGTGTTGCTAAACTATACATTTGCAGCCCTAAACGAGGAAGGGCGATTGCTGCTGGGAGAGATCCGAACTCGGGGAGGCGATGATTGGACTTTGGCGGCGAGGTCCATAACGCAGTTATCCGGAAAACCTGGTGAGGACCGAAAGTACTTGGACCTCGCCTTGGTGCCAAATGTTCACCAAGGAGGCACGTCTATCGTGTTCTTGgttgaaaagaagaacaaagaacGCCTCATTACAGCCCACAACATCAAGCATGGAAAGATTTTGACTCTGGAGGATGAGTTCACCTCCTACGACAAAGTCAATGTCTTGGGAAAGGGTGTTTCTCATATCACGGCCGATGTTTCAGCGCCTGAGCCGACTGTGTTTTCAGTTTCGACCCTGTTGAGAAAGTTAAGATTGGAAGATGGGGGGTCGACCTTAAAACCAACTCCGGCCAGAGCTCAAGTACCCGCTGAAGGTCAGGATGGAACCTTGTCCATGGCTATCCAACCGGCAGCTGGTATGCAAAAGCACCACCATTCCACAGTGGTCATTTCATTTCGAACTAAATCCGCCACGAAAAACAAGTTCATGATCGAATGGTATCAATCGAGGAAAGACGAAATGTCCTGCTTAAAGAGTGCCATCAAATTCGGCGAGGATTGCGAGCCGCACATCTTGCTCTCGGATCCCAAGGACACCAGAACTGTGTACGCCGTTTGTCGTAATCACTCAAACAGCTCCACCAATATCTTCAAGATTATCAAAGGGAAGAAGCCCGACGATCCTATTCTGTCCTTGAACTACGACGTCGACATGGCAGCCATGGGAATGAGTGCGGATCAGAATGTTACTCTTCTGTTGTATTCAGTCCAACACGACTCTGCCCGAATCTATTTTCTTTCTAAAACTGACGGATTCCGAGGCAAGCACCCCATTTGCGTCCACTGTCCTCCATTGGAGTTGTTCTCATCTCCTAGCCACATCATCTCTTGTGTTACCCACCGATGGCAACTCCCGGCTTCACTTGTGGATAAGTGTGTTGGAAGTGCTCCCTATCAATTGGCTTTGGTAACACTGGTGGATTCCAATGGCAGATATGCAATTGAGCCGGAAACTGGCCATGGATATCGTCTGAGGATCTTAGGTTGTGATACTCAAGGATTCACTCCGGAATCGATTTTGCTGGAAGATTTGGAGCGAACGTTCGAAAATGCGGAGGACAAATTGGCCCATTGTACGTTGAAGATATGCATCAATCAGACTCCATGTAACGATCGGCTTTCTCAATTGTCTGCTTGGCTCATGAGTGGCAGATTGGCCGCTATTGAGATGCAATTTGTCAAGACTTTAGGAGGCTTGCCATCTCAAGGCAGTGACCGGTTCACGATAAAGCCGATATCGCCGGAGAGGTTCCGGTCATACATGACAGATATGGATTGGTCGCAGATGAACCAGAAACAAGGCACGTTCACCTTGGATTCGTCCAACTCGTCAACCCATTCTGAAATGTCAGCTTCAATCAATCGAAGCCTGAGTAAGATCCCAGTGTCCCGAATTCCCTCGGCCACTCCCTCATTGTCTGGAAGTCATCATGGCGTTGATGCAAACGGAGATAATGGCCATCTTCTGTCTTATCATAATGCCTCCATTGGAGACAGAACAGACTCTagaaatgaaggagaagaTTCGTCAATAATGagggagcaaattgatcaattgtCTTCCAGTTTGAGTCAGGCCTTGCGAGAAAACTCCAACTTGACAAACAACTTGTCAACGATGCAAAGAGCCTTGGACTCTATGAGGCAACGGGTTGGAAACGGCACCCCTAACTCCACTTTGTCGTCCTCGTTTATGACCGATTAA